The genomic segment CAAAACGAGACGGGGCCGCATCTCGCGATGCGGCCCCGTCATCCTGATCAAATCGGTCCGGTTTCTTGGGACAACGAGTGGCCAGGGAGGGAGTCGAACCCCCGACACGCGGATTTTCAGTCCGCTGCTCTACCAACTGAGCTACCTGGCCAAGACCGGCAATCTAACCCGCCCCTCACCCCACCTTCAACCCGGCCACACACGCGACTGCAGGCCAGACGACGCACCATCCCGCACGACACACCACGACGCAGGCGACCGCATCGCAAGACGGTGTTCCACACCCCGGAACCTCACACCCCCGCCGGCCGCTCCCCATACCGCGCCGTGATCACCGACTTGATCCCCCCCCGCACCGCAAAATCCCCCTTCACCTCGAAGAACCGCGGCTTCGCCACCTTCACCAGGTCATCGAGGATGTGGTTCACCGCCCGCTCGTAGAAAATCCCGTCGTTCCGGAAGCTCCACAGGTACAGCTTCAGGCTCTTCAGCTCCACACACACCTGGTCCGGCACGTACGTCAGGTACATCGTCGCGAAATCCGGCGCCCCACCCTGCAGCAGCACCAGCTCAGACGCGTCCGTCTCGACCCCGCCCAACGGGCAGAGGCTCGTGAACTCGGGACAGATCATGTGAATCTCGTACGCCCGGTCCGCATACGGATTCGGGAACGTCTCCAGCAACTCGGGCTTCGGCATCAGGGCAGGTCGGTGAAGGGATCGCGCTCGGGGGAATCTAGCACCCCACCCGCCACCGCCCCGCCCGCTCCAGTCGGACCGCACGGCGGCCGAGACCAGATCGGACAGGATCGCCCGCGACACCCGGATCCCGCGCACATCCCACGCGCGGGTGCCCTTGCCCCCCGCTGTACCGACCCCCAGACTACGCGCATCGGTTCTGCGGTGCATGCCGCCGACCATCTCCGCCCGGTCAGCCCAGGCGGTACAGCCCCCCGGCAAGTCCGGGGGGCTCTTTTTTGTCCTGATCCGGCTGAAGAGAGCAACTGCATGACGCAAAGGCGCAAAGGGCGCGAAAGACGCAAAGAGGTCGGCGCGGCCGTCAGCGTTCGCTGCACGCGATGCAGCAAGAAGTTGAGGGGAACTGCCGTGACAGTTGGAGTTCCAAACGCAATTCGAAGCCCCGCACAACGCTGACGCCAGCGACGAACACGGAGTTCTTCGTGTCCTTTGCGCCCTTCGCGCCTTTGCGTCAAGCAGTTGCAGTTGCCGTCGGGTTGCCGACAGGACTGCGAGCCTATCGCTGCCCGTTCCGCAGCAGCTCCGAGAGCTCGCGCAGGCGCGCATGCTCCAGGGACGTCAGGCTCTCCCGGCCGCCACCGTTCGACATCTTGTCGAGCAGCGCATTCATCTCCTCGGTCGCCGACTGCGCCGGCGCCACCGTCGCCGTCACCACCGGGCGCTGCGGCACCGCGGTGGGCGGACGGCGCTGCACGATCGCGTTGCTCCGCGCCACCACGTCGTCCACCGGGTCGGCGGCAGAGTCCACGCTGCGCTGCGGGCGCAGGCCCGAGGTGCGCGGCACGCTGCGCGGCATCTCGTCCTCCGGCAGCTCCGGCGCCGGGCTGAAACGCTCCGGCCACGTGCTCAGCCGGCGCGCCGCCGGCAGCCGCACCAGCACGAACGCCGCCAGGAACCCGCCCAGGTGCGCGAAGTGCGCCACCCCGCTCTGCCCGCCCGTGATGCCCAGCAGGAGGCTCATCACCGCGAACCCCGCCACCGCCCAGCGCACCTGCATCGGGATGATGCCGAAGAAGAGCAACATCGTGCGCGGCCACGCATGTGCGAACGCGTACATCACGCCGAACACCGCCGCACTCGCGCCGATCATGTCCCCCGCCGTGCCGGGAAAGAACCACCGCAGCACGAAATAGTGCAGCGCCGCTCCACCCAGCGCACACCAGAGGTAGAAGCGCACGAATCGCCCCGTGCCGAACAGCCGCTCCACCCGCGGACCGAACTGCCACAACGCGATCATGTTGAACGCGATGTGCCAGATGTCACCATGCAGGAAGGCATACGTCAGCGGCGTCCACCACCGCGCCAGCACACCGGTGCTGTCGAACGCGAAGACCCCCTGCAGGTCCTCCGCCCGCACCACCGTCTGCTGCAGGAAGAAGATCGCCACGTTCGCGACCAGCAACCACAACACCGCAGGTGTCAGCCCGGCGGGACCCTGTTCCTCTGCGTGTGGACTGGACATGCGCGACTTCGGCGATGGGGCGTGAACGACGACGTAGACTGGGTACAACACACGGCACTCGAGGCAGTTCCGACGCCAAACCGCCCCGGCCGCCAGGCACCTGCCCAGCCCCGGTAGACGATCCTCTTGCCCCTGCGGTGACTATCCGTAGAAGCTCGGCCTCTTTTCCCGCACCGGCAAGTCTGATGCCGTACCGTCCAGCCTGCTCAGCAGCAGGGGACAGGCCTCAACGCACCGCATCCTGTACCAGCCGGTCGCACAGCTCCACGAAACTCATCCCCGCCGCCGCCGCGCACTGCGGTACCAGGCTCAGCGCCGTCATCCCTGGCAAGGTGTTCGCCTCCAGGCAGAAGAACTCCCCCTCGGGCGTCAGCCGGAAGTCGATCCGCGCGCACCCGCGCAGCTTGAGCGCCACGTACGCACGCACCGCCTGCCGCTGCACGGTCGCGGTCGCCTCGGGCGTCAGGTCGGCCGGAAAGACCTCCTGCGCCATCCCCGGCGTGTACTTGCACTCATAGTCGTAGATCTCCTTCACCGGGATGATCTCGCCCACCGGCAACGCCTCCCCCGCCAGTACCGGCACCGTGAGCTCACGCCCCGGCACGAAGGTCTCGCACATGACCTCACGGTCGTAGCGCAGCCCCTCCGCCACCGCCCCGTCGAACTGGTCCCGCGACTTCACGATCGTCAGCCCCACCGTGCTCCCCTCCCGGTTGGGCTTCACGATCAGCGGCAGCCCCAGCGCCCCGATCGCCGTGTCGGCATCGACCGGTGTCATCCGCCACGTCGCCGTCGGCACCCCGGCGTGCACCAGCAGCCGCTTGGTCATGTCCTTGTCGAGGGCGATCGCGCTCGACATCGCGCCACTGCCGGTATAGCGCACGCCCGCCACGTCCAGCAGCGCCTGCACCGTACCGTCCTCGCCCTGCCCCCCATGCAGCGCCAGCACCACACACTCTGCATCCCGAACCAGGGGGTGCAGCGGCAGCCCGGGCGTCTGGTCCTGCGCCCTCAGCCCCGCCAGCTCCTCGGGACTCGGCGGCGCACTCCCCACGCTGCGCGCACGCCAGGCCGCCTCGGTGTCCGGATCGATCGGGCCCGTGGCCGGGTCCAGCAGGCGCACCTCGTGTCCCGCCTCCCGCAACGCCGCCGCCATCCGCAACCCGCTCGCCAGTGACACGTTCCGCTCACTCGACGTCCCGCCCAGCAATACGGTCAGCAGCATGAATCAGCGGGCCATGAGGTAGGTGAGCACGTCGGAACGCGTCACGATGCCGGCGATGTTGCCATGCTCGCGGACCAACACCGCCGGGTTGGTCTTCGAGAGCAACGTCACCACCGCATCCACCACCTGCGACCCGTCCACGATCGGATACGGTGAGTCCATCACCTCACTCACCGTCGCGTCCAGCAGCTTCGGGTTCTCCAGGCTCTTCCCCGTCAGCGACCACTCGCTGATGCTCCCCACGCAGCTCTGCCCGTCCATCACCGGCAGCTGCGACACGTCGTGCAGGGTCATCAGCCGCAGCGCCTGCCGCACGCTCTGCCCCGGCGCCGCACTGATCAGCGTCGGCGACGACACATCCTTGTGCGAGATCAGCGTGCCCAGCGTCGCCCGGTCGGTGTCCAGCATCTGGTTCTCGCGCATCCATTCGTCGTTGAACTGCTTCGACAGGTAGCGCTCACCGGTGTCACAGAGGAAGGTCACCACCAGCGCCTCAGGATCATCCAGCCGGCGCGCCAGGTTCAGCGCCGCGTGCGCGATCAGCCCCGCCGACCCGCCCACGAACACACCCTCCTCGCGCGTCAGCCGGCGCGACATCGCAAACGCCTCGCGATCGCCCACCGTCACGAAGTCGTCGATCACCGACATGTCCAGCGTGCCGGGCACCTTGTCCTGCCCCACACCCTCCACCTTGTACGGCGCTCCTTGAATCAGGCTCGCGCCATGACTGCGCCAGTGTTCGGCCAGAATCGACCCATTCGGATCCGCGCCGATGATCTTGATGTTCGGGTTCTTCTCCTTCAGGAAGCGACCCACCCCGCTGATCGTCCCGCCGGTGCCGGCCGCGGCGACGAAGTGCGTGATGCGACCCTCCGTCTGCTCCCAGAGCTCCGGGCCGGTGGTCCGGTAGTGCGCGTCGGGGTTCGACTGGTTGTAGAACTGGTTCGCCAGCACCGCGTTCGGCGTCTCGTGCGCGATCCGCTTCGCCATCATCACGTAGTTGTCAGGATGGTCGTGCGGCACCGCCGTGGGCGTGATGATCACCTCCGCCCCGAACGCCTTGAGCAGGCGCACCTTCTCCTGGCTCATCTTGTCGGGCATGGTGAAAATGCACCGATAGCCCTTGTGCGCCGCCGCGATCGCGAGGCCGATGCCGGTGTTGCCGCTCGTCCCCTCCACGATCACGCCACCCGGCCTGAGCTGCCCGCTCGCCTCGGCCGCCTCGATGATCGGCAGGCCGATGCGGTCCTTCACGCTGCCGCCCGGGTTGAAATAGTCGGCCTTGCCGTAGAGCGGCGTGCGCACCCCGCGCCCCACCCGCGACAGGCGGATCAGCGGGGTCCAGCCGATCGTCTCCAGCACCGAGGCGTACGGCCGACGGTGCCGCTCCACGTGGGTCGCACCCGCAGTCTCAGCGGAAACAGTCATGCACAGCTCCTCGCGCCTCGGCACCATCGCCGGTCGCACCAAAGGTTCGATTCAGGGAAGGACAAATATGCGCATTGACGACCGCACGCCCACCACGTCTCCGGAGCACAGATCAGCAAGAAGTGACGAGACCGCTGCACGTGCCGAATCCGATCCGGCGCTGACCCGGGGCCTCGCACCACCCGGCCAACTCGACCAGGTCCTCATCCTCAAGGAACGCGCGCGTCTCACCAGATGGGAGAACCAGCGGCTCGGACCCGCGCCACGTCAGCTCGAGCAGGCACCCGCGCTCTCCCTTCGTGGGCCCACTCACCGTCCCGCTCGCCAGCAGGTCGCCGGGGCGCATGTTGCACCCCCCCATGGCGTGGTGCGTGAGCAGTTGTGCGAGGGTCCAGTACATGTGTGTGAAACTGGTGCGGCTCACTGCCACCGGCGCCTCACCGCGCGCCCGCATCGCCGCCGTCTGCAGCCGCACCTCGAGCGTGATGTCCACACCGCCAGCCACCTCGTTCGCCGCGCTGGTCAGGTACGGCAGCGGCGCGGGATCACCCGCCGCGCGCGCGAACGCCGGCGCCCGGAACGGCGCCAGCGCGTCCAGCGTCACCACCCACGGGCTCACGGTCGTCGCGAAGTTCTTCGCCAGGAAGGGACCCAGCGGCTGGTACTCCCAGCTCTGCACGTCCCGCGCACTCCAGTCGTTCACCAGCGCCACACCGAACAGGTGCTCCTCGGCGCTTTCCAGCGCGATGGTCTCACCCATCGCTGACCCCTTCCCGATGAACACCCCGACCTCGCACTCGTAGTCCAGGCTCCGCGACGGACCCACCGTCGGCTCCGCATCGGTCGGACCCTTCCGCTGCCCCGCCGGCCGGATCACCGGTGTGCCGCTCGGTACGATCGAACTCGCCCGGCCGTGGTACCCGATCGGCACGTACTTGTAGTTCGGCAGCAGCGCGTTGTCGGGCCGGAACATGCTGCCCACGTTGGTGGCGTGGTACACACTGGCGTAGAAGTCCGTGTAGTCGCCGACCTGCGCCGGCATCAGCATGTCCACGTCGGCCATCGGGATCAGCGCCCCCGACAACTCGTGCTGCGCCACGCCGTTCGACAGGTCCAGCGCATTCGCGATCGACTCGCGCAGCACCGCCACCTGCCGCCGGCCCAGCGCCATCAGTGCATTCAGCGACGGCGTGTCACAGGCGACGATGGCCTCGTCGTTGCCGGCGAAGTGACCCGTGGACCGCGCCGCCGCATCCGTCACGTCCAGCACCATGTCACCGATCGCCACGCCCACCCGCGCGCGCTCGGTGGACCCGCGCCGCCGGAACACGCCGAACGGCAGGTTCTGGATCGGGAAGTCCGTCGCCGGATCATTCGCGCCGTGGACCCAGCTCAGTCGCGCCGGATCGTGCGTTGCGTCAGTCATCGCTGTCTGTTCCATTGTGTGCCGTTGCGCCCGGCAGCCCCAGTGCCGTCAGCTCGTCCACCGGTTCGCGGAACGAGCAGGAGCCGAAGGCCACCAGCGCCTCGCGACGCGTTCGTGCCAGCTGCACCGCGTCCAGCGTCATGAGCACCGCGTCGCCGCGCGCGATCAGGATCTCTGCCCCCGTGAACTCCACGCTCACACCGCCGTTCAAGGGGACGGGGATCTTGAACGCTCCCGCCTCACCCCCGTTCAAGATCCCCGTCCCCTTGAACGCCGCCCCCGTCACACCATCACCACCCACCAGCAACACCCCTTCCGCCACTGCGTCATCCCCGCCCGCCGCGATCACTGCGGCGCACAGGAACAGGTTCAGGTAGCCGTACATCACCCCCCGCGGCGCTTCCGGCGCATAGGTCAGCCGGTACTCCGCCCGGAGCGGATGATGCAGCCCCGCCGTCGCCTTCGCGGTCACGCCCGTCTCGTGGCAGCGGCGCAGGAACCGCACGATCTCGGCCGGCGCCGGAAAGGCGTCCGGTGTCACCCCGCCGGTGCGGAGCTTGGCCCGCGCACGGGCCGATTGCACGGCCAGCAGCAGCGGCAACGGATCGTCGCGGTGCGGCAGCTCGCAGTAGAGCGTCACGTCATCCGGCATCGACGCGGCCATCGCCAGCACGGTGTCGGGATCCGCGGTGCGTCCCTCCGCCACGTCGATGCGCACGCCGTGGGGTGCGCGGTGGTCGAAGGCTTCGATCGCCGCCGTCTCTGCCGCGAACCCGCCGGTGAGGAGGACGCTCAGCCGCGCGCCGTGCCAGGCATCACGTTCCGGCTGTGTGAGCGCGGCGATCGCCGACTCCAGTTCGTCGAGCCGGGTGGCCGGAACGACGAACCGGCCCAGCATCCAGGTCTGCGGGCCGGCGCGATAGGCGGCGTAGTTCGCCACTGCCGAGTGCATGTCGAGCGATGCCGGCGGAAAGAGGCCGGCGTAGTCCACCACCTCCGCCAGCAGGGCGCGCAGGGCCGCTGCCGGCGCGGCGTGCCGCGTTGCTTTCACCCCACCAGCAGCCCCACCACTCACACCGCGTCCGGGCGCACCTGGCGATACGCATCCGCCGCCTGGCGCAGCGCCAGCAGCGCCGACGCCTCGAGCTCGAAGTCCAGCGCCAGCTCGCCGAAGCGGCCGGCATCCGGGGCGGAGAGGTCCTTCGCCGCCGCATCCGTGCCGCTGTGGCGGCGCGCGAACTCGCGCGCGGCCATCCACACCGCGTTCGCCTTGCGCCACCAGGCTTCGTCGGCACCGTCCACCTTCACGTTCGCCGATGACTTCTCGTACGACTCCAGCATCGAGGCGAGGGCGTCGATCGCGTGGCGGGCCGCGCTCTGGGTCACGCGCTTCTCCGTCTGCGCGCAACTCAGCGCGCCGAGGTGTGCACAGCGATCCTGCTGGCGGATGCACTCCGTCGCGATGCGGAACAGGCCGTCGGCCTTCGCACGCAACAGGTCGACCGTCGTCACGTTCGGGTCGATGATCGGGTTTTCCAGCGTGGGCTTCAACATGGGTGGGCCTGGTCGTGGTGGATGTCCCGGCGACGGTGAAATGTCGACAGACTGCGAAATGTACGCAGGCGTCTCCACGCAACACACTCTCGACCCGCTCGCTGTCCCACCGGCCGCACACGCGGGTGCCCCGGTCAGCCCTGCCTTGCCTGCGCCGCCAGGTCTGCCAGCTGCGCGATCGCCTCGATCGGCGTGAGCTGGTTCACGTCGATCGCCCGCAGCGCAGCCACCAGCGGATGCTGCTCGACCACCGCCGGCAGGAAGAGTTCGACCTGCTCGGAATCGCGTGCCGGCTTCGCGCCCGGCCGCCGGGTGGGCTGCTCCGATTCCAGCGAGGCCAGCACTTCCTTCGCACGCTTGAGCACCGAC from the Gemmatimonadaceae bacterium genome contains:
- the queF gene encoding NADPH-dependent 7-cyano-7-deazaguanine reductase QueF, translated to MPKPELLETFPNPYADRAYEIHMICPEFTSLCPLGGVETDASELVLLQGGAPDFATMYLTYVPDQVCVELKSLKLYLWSFRNDGIFYERAVNHILDDLVKVAKPRFFEVKGDFAVRGGIKSVITARYGERPAGV
- a CDS encoding rhomboid family intramembrane serine protease, which encodes MSSPHAEEQGPAGLTPAVLWLLVANVAIFFLQQTVVRAEDLQGVFAFDSTGVLARWWTPLTYAFLHGDIWHIAFNMIALWQFGPRVERLFGTGRFVRFYLWCALGGAALHYFVLRWFFPGTAGDMIGASAAVFGVMYAFAHAWPRTMLLFFGIIPMQVRWAVAGFAVMSLLLGITGGQSGVAHFAHLGGFLAAFVLVRLPAARRLSTWPERFSPAPELPEDEMPRSVPRTSGLRPQRSVDSAADPVDDVVARSNAIVQRRPPTAVPQRPVVTATVAPAQSATEEMNALLDKMSNGGGRESLTSLEHARLRELSELLRNGQR
- a CDS encoding D-alanine--D-alanine ligase translates to MLLTVLLGGTSSERNVSLASGLRMAAALREAGHEVRLLDPATGPIDPDTEAAWRARSVGSAPPSPEELAGLRAQDQTPGLPLHPLVRDAECVVLALHGGQGEDGTVQALLDVAGVRYTGSGAMSSAIALDKDMTKRLLVHAGVPTATWRMTPVDADTAIGALGLPLIVKPNREGSTVGLTIVKSRDQFDGAVAEGLRYDREVMCETFVPGRELTVPVLAGEALPVGEIIPVKEIYDYECKYTPGMAQEVFPADLTPEATATVQRQAVRAYVALKLRGCARIDFRLTPEGEFFCLEANTLPGMTALSLVPQCAAAAGMSFVELCDRLVQDAVR
- a CDS encoding pyridoxal-phosphate dependent enzyme; this translates as MCMTVSAETAGATHVERHRRPYASVLETIGWTPLIRLSRVGRGVRTPLYGKADYFNPGGSVKDRIGLPIIEAAEASGQLRPGGVIVEGTSGNTGIGLAIAAAHKGYRCIFTMPDKMSQEKVRLLKAFGAEVIITPTAVPHDHPDNYVMMAKRIAHETPNAVLANQFYNQSNPDAHYRTTGPELWEQTEGRITHFVAAAGTGGTISGVGRFLKEKNPNIKIIGADPNGSILAEHWRSHGASLIQGAPYKVEGVGQDKVPGTLDMSVIDDFVTVGDREAFAMSRRLTREEGVFVGGSAGLIAHAALNLARRLDDPEALVVTFLCDTGERYLSKQFNDEWMRENQMLDTDRATLGTLISHKDVSSPTLISAAPGQSVRQALRLMTLHDVSQLPVMDGQSCVGSISEWSLTGKSLENPKLLDATVSEVMDSPYPIVDGSQVVDAVVTLLSKTNPAVLVREHGNIAGIVTRSDVLTYLMAR
- the fahA gene encoding fumarylacetoacetase, giving the protein MTDATHDPARLSWVHGANDPATDFPIQNLPFGVFRRRGSTERARVGVAIGDMVLDVTDAAARSTGHFAGNDEAIVACDTPSLNALMALGRRQVAVLRESIANALDLSNGVAQHELSGALIPMADVDMLMPAQVGDYTDFYASVYHATNVGSMFRPDNALLPNYKYVPIGYHGRASSIVPSGTPVIRPAGQRKGPTDAEPTVGPSRSLDYECEVGVFIGKGSAMGETIALESAEEHLFGVALVNDWSARDVQSWEYQPLGPFLAKNFATTVSPWVVTLDALAPFRAPAFARAAGDPAPLPYLTSAANEVAGGVDITLEVRLQTAAMRARGEAPVAVSRTSFTHMYWTLAQLLTHHAMGGCNMRPGDLLASGTVSGPTKGERGCLLELTWRGSEPLVLPSGETRAFLEDEDLVELAGWCEAPGQRRIGFGTCSGLVTSC